A genomic region of Amblyraja radiata isolate CabotCenter1 chromosome 16, sAmbRad1.1.pri, whole genome shotgun sequence contains the following coding sequences:
- the LOC116982258 gene encoding probable G-protein coupled receptor 139 produces the protein MREKYYSVEKILYLIIAVIGVPVNLIAIVILSRGKCGLSTCTTRYLVAMAAADLLVIVAEVILRQIHSHYFPVNFLDLTAVCILRRLLRRVSTDCSVWFTVTFTFDRYVAICCQKLKTKYCTRQTAAAVLATTGVLFCLKNVPFAFTYQAGQIIDNVSWFCYLKPSYYTEPGWVGLDSFDRIITPLIPFVVIQLLNAFTVRHILVASRVRKGLRGQSKGGNCSDPEMESRRRSIVLLLTLSGSFILLWLTNVIEYFYYQITGSELNDYEYIFHQVGSLLKNLSCCTNTIIYAVTQSKFREQMISAVKYPVTSLFLFINKVVS, from the exons ATGCGGGAGAAATATTATAGCGTGGAGAAGATACTGTACCTGATCATTGCGGTCATTGGAGTACCCG TCAATTTAATAGCAATCGTGATCCTATCGCGGGGGAAATGTGGTCTCTCCACCTGCacgactcgctacctggtggccatggcagcggcggaTCTGCTAGTCATTGTCGCTGAGGTCATATTACGCCAGATCCACTCTCACTACTTCCCGGTGAATTTCCTGGACCTCACCGCCGTGTGCATTCTACGCCGTCTGCTACGCCGTGTCTCCACGGACTGTTCCgtttggttcaccgtcactttcaccttcgACCGTTATGTCgctatttgttgccagaagctgaaaacaaaatattgcacccgGCAAACAGCGGCTGCGGTTCTCGCAACCACCGGCGTTCTGTTCTGTCTGAAAAACGTCCCATTCGCCTTCACATATCAGGCGGGACAGATAATCGACAACGTATCGTGGTTCTGTTACTTGAAACCAAGTTATTACACGGAGCCTGGTTGGGTGGGATTGGACAGCTTCGATAGGATTATAACACCTCTCATCCCTTTCGTTGTAATCCAGCTTCTAAACGCCTTTacagtccggcacattttagtagccagtcgggtccgtaaagGACTGAGGGGTCAGTCCAAGGGGGGGAACTGCAGTgatccggagatggagagcaggcggAGGTCAATAGTTTTGCTTCTCACGctatccggcagcttcatcctcctgtggctgactaACGTTATAGAGTATttctattatcagatcacaggcTCAGAGTTAAACGATTATGAATACATTTTTCACCAAGTTGGGTCTTTGCTAAAGAATCTTAGCTGCTGTACGAACACCATTATTTACGCTGTCACCCAGTCCAAGTTTAGGGAGCAGATGATAAGCGCTGTAAAATATCCTGTAACCTCGTTGTTTCTGTTCATAAATAAAGTCGTTTCCTAA